One Peromyscus leucopus breed LL Stock chromosome 20, UCI_PerLeu_2.1, whole genome shotgun sequence genomic region harbors:
- the Rarg gene encoding retinoic acid receptor gamma isoform X1 → MATNKERLFATGALGPGSGYPGAGFPFAFPGALRGSPPFEMLSPSFRGLGQPDLPKEMASLSVETQSTSSEEMVPSSPSPPPPPRVYKPCFVCNDKSSGYHYGVSSCEGCKGFFRRSIQKNMVYTCHRDKNCIINKVTRNRCQYCRLQKCFEVGMSKEAVRNDRNKKKKEVKEEGSPDSYELSPQLEELITKVSKAHQETFPSLCQLGKYTTNSSADHRVQLDLGLWDKFSELATKCIIKIVEFAKRLPGFTGLSIADQITLLKAACLDILMLRICTRYTPEQDTMTFSDGLTLNRTQMHNAGFGPLTDLVFAFAGQLLPLEMDDTETGLLSAICLICGDRMDLEEPEKVDKLQEPLLEALRLYARRRRPSQPYMFPRMLMKITDLRGISTKGAERAITLKMEIPGPMPPLIREMLENPEMFEDDSSKPGPQPKASSEDEAPGGQGERGQSPPPDQGP, encoded by the exons ATGGCCACCAATAAGGAACGACTCTTTGCGACTGGTGCCCTGGGGCCTGGATCTGGTTACCCAGGAGCAGGCTTCCCCTTCGCCTTCCCAGGGGCACTCAGAGGGTCGCCACCATTTGAAATGCTGAGTCCTAGCTTCCGGGGCCTGGGCCAGCCTGACCTCCCCAAGGAGATGGCCTCTCTGT CGGTGGAGACACAGAGCACCAGCTCAGAGGAGATGGTGCCCAgctctccctcacccccacccccacctcggGTCTATAAGCCATGCTTCGTATGCAACGACAAGTCCTCCGGCTACCACTATGGGGTCAGCTCCTGTGAAGGCTGcaag GGCTTCTTCAGACGCAGTATCCAGAAAAACATGGTGTATACATGTCACCGCGACAAAAACTGTATCATCAACAAGGTCACCAGGAATCGCTGCCAGTACTGCCGGCTACAGAAGTGTTTCGAAGTGGGCATGTCCAAGGAAG CTGTAAGGAATGACcgaaacaagaagaagaaagaggtgaAGGAGGAGGGCTCACCGGACAGCTACGAACTGAGCCCACAGTTAGAAGAACTCATCACCAAGGTCAGCAAAGCCCACCAGGAGACTTTCCCCTCGCTCTGCCAGCTGGGCAAGTACACCACG aacTCCAGTGCGGATCACCGGGTCCAGCTGGACCTGGGGCTGTGGGACAAGTTCAGCGAGCTGGCCACCAAGTGCATCATCAAGATCGTGGAGTTTGCTAAGCGGTTGCCGGGCTTTACAGGGCTCAGCATTGCTGACCAGATCACCCTGCTCAAGGCCGCCTGCCTGGACATCCTA ATGCTGCGAATCTGTACAAGGTATACCCCAGAGCAAGACACCATGACGTTCTCGGATGGGCTGACCCTGAACCGCACCCAGATGCACAATGCTGGCTTTGGGCCCCTCACAGACCTCGTCTTTGCCTTTGCTGGGCAGCTCCTGCCCCTGGAGATGGATGACACAGAGACAGGACTGCTCAGTGCCATCTGCCTCATCTGTGGAG ACCGCATGGACCTGGAGGAACCCGAGAAGGTGGATAAGCTGCAGGAGCCTTTGCTGGAAGCCCTGAGGCTTTATGCCCGGCGACGGAGACCCAGCCAACCCTACATGTTTCCAAGGATGCTTATGAAAATCACCGACCTCCGGGGCATCAGCACCAAGG GAGCAGAAAGGGCCATTACCCTGAAGATGGAGATTCCAGGCCCGATGCCCCCCCTGATCCGAGAGATGCTGGAGAACCCTGAAATGTTTGAGGACGACTCCTCGAAGCCTGGCCCCCAACCCAAGGCTTCCAGTGAGGATGAAGCTCCAGGCGGCCAGGGCGAAAGGGGCCAAAGTCCCCCACCTGACCAGGGCCCCTGA
- the Rarg gene encoding retinoic acid receptor gamma isoform X2 has translation MLALPLPPPGAGRCGGRRGNGLRVLGILAPSFSPSRVAMYDCMESFAPGPRRLYGAAGPGAGLLRRATGSSCFAGLESFAWAQPASLQSVETQSTSSEEMVPSSPSPPPPPRVYKPCFVCNDKSSGYHYGVSSCEGCKGFFRRSIQKNMVYTCHRDKNCIINKVTRNRCQYCRLQKCFEVGMSKEAVRNDRNKKKKEVKEEGSPDSYELSPQLEELITKVSKAHQETFPSLCQLGKYTTNSSADHRVQLDLGLWDKFSELATKCIIKIVEFAKRLPGFTGLSIADQITLLKAACLDILMLRICTRYTPEQDTMTFSDGLTLNRTQMHNAGFGPLTDLVFAFAGQLLPLEMDDTETGLLSAICLICGDRMDLEEPEKVDKLQEPLLEALRLYARRRRPSQPYMFPRMLMKITDLRGISTKGAERAITLKMEIPGPMPPLIREMLENPEMFEDDSSKPGPQPKASSEDEAPGGQGERGQSPPPDQGP, from the exons ATGctagccctccccctcccccctccaggAGCAGGGCGCtgcggggggaggagggggaatgggCTGCGGGTCCTTGGTAttctagcacccagtttctctccaAGCCGGGTCGCGATGTACGACTGCATGGAATCGTTTGCCCCGGGTCCGCGACGGCTGTATGGGGCCGCCGGGCCCGGGGCGGGCTTGCTACGCAGAGCCACCGGCAGCTCCTGTTTCGCCGGACTTGAGTCTTTTGCCTGGGCGCAACCTGCCAGTCTACAAT CGGTGGAGACACAGAGCACCAGCTCAGAGGAGATGGTGCCCAgctctccctcacccccacccccacctcggGTCTATAAGCCATGCTTCGTATGCAACGACAAGTCCTCCGGCTACCACTATGGGGTCAGCTCCTGTGAAGGCTGcaag GGCTTCTTCAGACGCAGTATCCAGAAAAACATGGTGTATACATGTCACCGCGACAAAAACTGTATCATCAACAAGGTCACCAGGAATCGCTGCCAGTACTGCCGGCTACAGAAGTGTTTCGAAGTGGGCATGTCCAAGGAAG CTGTAAGGAATGACcgaaacaagaagaagaaagaggtgaAGGAGGAGGGCTCACCGGACAGCTACGAACTGAGCCCACAGTTAGAAGAACTCATCACCAAGGTCAGCAAAGCCCACCAGGAGACTTTCCCCTCGCTCTGCCAGCTGGGCAAGTACACCACG aacTCCAGTGCGGATCACCGGGTCCAGCTGGACCTGGGGCTGTGGGACAAGTTCAGCGAGCTGGCCACCAAGTGCATCATCAAGATCGTGGAGTTTGCTAAGCGGTTGCCGGGCTTTACAGGGCTCAGCATTGCTGACCAGATCACCCTGCTCAAGGCCGCCTGCCTGGACATCCTA ATGCTGCGAATCTGTACAAGGTATACCCCAGAGCAAGACACCATGACGTTCTCGGATGGGCTGACCCTGAACCGCACCCAGATGCACAATGCTGGCTTTGGGCCCCTCACAGACCTCGTCTTTGCCTTTGCTGGGCAGCTCCTGCCCCTGGAGATGGATGACACAGAGACAGGACTGCTCAGTGCCATCTGCCTCATCTGTGGAG ACCGCATGGACCTGGAGGAACCCGAGAAGGTGGATAAGCTGCAGGAGCCTTTGCTGGAAGCCCTGAGGCTTTATGCCCGGCGACGGAGACCCAGCCAACCCTACATGTTTCCAAGGATGCTTATGAAAATCACCGACCTCCGGGGCATCAGCACCAAGG GAGCAGAAAGGGCCATTACCCTGAAGATGGAGATTCCAGGCCCGATGCCCCCCCTGATCCGAGAGATGCTGGAGAACCCTGAAATGTTTGAGGACGACTCCTCGAAGCCTGGCCCCCAACCCAAGGCTTCCAGTGAGGATGAAGCTCCAGGCGGCCAGGGCGAAAGGGGCCAAAGTCCCCCACCTGACCAGGGCCCCTGA
- the Rarg gene encoding retinoic acid receptor gamma isoform X3: MLALPLPPPGAGRCGGRRGNGLRVLGILAPSFSPSRVAMYDCMESFAPGPRRLYGAAGPGAGLLRRATGSSCFAGLESFAWAQPASLQSVETQSTSSEEMVPSSPSPPPPPRVYKPCFVCNDKSSGYHYGVSSCEGCKGFFRRSIQKNMVYTCHRDKNCIINKVTRNRCQYCRLQKCFEVGMSKEAVRNDRNKKKKEVKEEGSPDSYELSPQLEELITKVSKAHQETFPSLCQLGKYTTNSSADHRVQLDLGLWDKFSELATKCIIKIVEFAKRLPGFTGLSIADQITLLKAACLDILMLRICTRYTPEQDTMTFSDGLTLNRTQMHNAGFGPLTDLVFAFAGQLLPLEMDDTETGLLSAICLICGDRMDLEEPEKVDKLQEPLLEALRLYARRRRPSQPYMFPRMLMKITDLRGISTKG, from the exons ATGctagccctccccctcccccctccaggAGCAGGGCGCtgcggggggaggagggggaatgggCTGCGGGTCCTTGGTAttctagcacccagtttctctccaAGCCGGGTCGCGATGTACGACTGCATGGAATCGTTTGCCCCGGGTCCGCGACGGCTGTATGGGGCCGCCGGGCCCGGGGCGGGCTTGCTACGCAGAGCCACCGGCAGCTCCTGTTTCGCCGGACTTGAGTCTTTTGCCTGGGCGCAACCTGCCAGTCTACAAT CGGTGGAGACACAGAGCACCAGCTCAGAGGAGATGGTGCCCAgctctccctcacccccacccccacctcggGTCTATAAGCCATGCTTCGTATGCAACGACAAGTCCTCCGGCTACCACTATGGGGTCAGCTCCTGTGAAGGCTGcaag GGCTTCTTCAGACGCAGTATCCAGAAAAACATGGTGTATACATGTCACCGCGACAAAAACTGTATCATCAACAAGGTCACCAGGAATCGCTGCCAGTACTGCCGGCTACAGAAGTGTTTCGAAGTGGGCATGTCCAAGGAAG CTGTAAGGAATGACcgaaacaagaagaagaaagaggtgaAGGAGGAGGGCTCACCGGACAGCTACGAACTGAGCCCACAGTTAGAAGAACTCATCACCAAGGTCAGCAAAGCCCACCAGGAGACTTTCCCCTCGCTCTGCCAGCTGGGCAAGTACACCACG aacTCCAGTGCGGATCACCGGGTCCAGCTGGACCTGGGGCTGTGGGACAAGTTCAGCGAGCTGGCCACCAAGTGCATCATCAAGATCGTGGAGTTTGCTAAGCGGTTGCCGGGCTTTACAGGGCTCAGCATTGCTGACCAGATCACCCTGCTCAAGGCCGCCTGCCTGGACATCCTA ATGCTGCGAATCTGTACAAGGTATACCCCAGAGCAAGACACCATGACGTTCTCGGATGGGCTGACCCTGAACCGCACCCAGATGCACAATGCTGGCTTTGGGCCCCTCACAGACCTCGTCTTTGCCTTTGCTGGGCAGCTCCTGCCCCTGGAGATGGATGACACAGAGACAGGACTGCTCAGTGCCATCTGCCTCATCTGTGGAG ACCGCATGGACCTGGAGGAACCCGAGAAGGTGGATAAGCTGCAGGAGCCTTTGCTGGAAGCCCTGAGGCTTTATGCCCGGCGACGGAGACCCAGCCAACCCTACATGTTTCCAAGGATGCTTATGAAAATCACCGACCTCCGGGGCATCAGCACCAAGGGTTAG